A genomic region of Balaenoptera ricei isolate mBalRic1 chromosome 21, mBalRic1.hap2, whole genome shotgun sequence contains the following coding sequences:
- the LOC132356553 gene encoding LOW QUALITY PROTEIN: dnaJ homolog subfamily C member 14-like (The sequence of the model RefSeq protein was modified relative to this genomic sequence to represent the inferred CDS: inserted 3 bases in 2 codons; deleted 1 base in 1 codon), which produces MAREHPEEDGCVXSHQSGGASLRTLGPAVDPDILSFSGLRDSAGPAPNGTRCLTEHSSPKYTQPPNPAHWSDPSHGPPRGPGPPRDGEDPDETEASSEESGVDQELPRENEAGYQEDGKPSFLSSPSACNFQGTPGIPEGPPSEGGDSSSSNFCHHCTSPALGEDAELEEEYDEGEALKFPSGSSRVPSGKKPAPRRRQHRVPAEEGTREGGRRDPRSPGRHRLGRKRSRADKRRGLGVWGXEELRQRGRAGCRRLTELLVLVGQYVETRGHLIHARRQLKGSDLDLFLVWVGVWAGRLGGGAQVMSRFPSQGFCYGAGLFTRFRLLGALLFLALALLLGWLQLGWRFLVGLRDRLGRRDKATCLFSWLASPTWQRCLILLRDSRPWQQLVRIVQWGWLELPWVEQRTNRQGNAPVASGRYCQPEEEVARLLTMAGVPEDELNPFHVLGVGATASDVEPKKSYRQLAVMVHPDKNNHPRPEEAFQVLRAAWDIVRNPERWKEYEMKRMTENELSRSVNEFLSKLQEDLKEAMNTMMCGRCQGKHRRFEMDREPRSARYCAECNRLHPAEEGDFGAESSMLGLKITYFALMERKVYDIIEWAGCQRVGISPDTRRAPYHISFGSRRPGTSGRQRATPGAPPADLQDFLSQVFQVPPGQMSKGNFFAAPQLGPGTTAASKPNSTVPKAEAKPKRWKKVRTPFQR; this is translated from the exons ATGGCCCGGGAGCACCCGGAGGAGGACGGCTGTGT GAGCCACCAGAGTGGTGGTGCCTCCCTCAGGACTTTAGGACCCGCCGTGGACCCTGACATACTTTCATTCTCAGGACTCAGGGACTCAGCTGGGCCTGCTCCTAATGGTACCCGCTGCCTCACAGAGCACTCTAGTCCGAAGTACACGCAGcccccaaatccagcccactggtCAGATCCAAGCCACGGCCCTCCAAGGGGCCCAGGACCCCCTAGGGACGGAGAGGACCCTGATGAGACTGAGGCATCTTCAGAAGAGTCAGGAGTGGACCAGGAACTCCCCAGAGAGAATGAGGCTGGCTACCAGGAGGATGGGaagccttcttttctttccagtcCATCTGCTTGTAACTTCCAGGGAACCCCTGGAATCCCTGAAGGGCCTCCTTCTGAGGGAGGAGACAGCTCTTCTAGCAACTTTTGCCACCATTGTACCTCTCCAGCTTTGGGGGAAGACGCAGAGTTGGAAGAGGAATATGATGAGGGGGAAGCTCTTAAGTTTCCCAGTGGTTCGTCACGTGTGCCCAGTGGAAAGAAACCTGCACCCCGGAGACGACAGCACCGTGTTCCAGCCGAGGAGGGAACTCGGGAGGGTGGACGCAGAGATCCCAGATCCCCTGGTCGACATCGGCTGGGTCGGAAACGGAGTCGGGCAGATAAGCGCAGAGGACTGGGAGTGTGGG CGGAGGAACTGCGTCAGCGTGGACGGGCAGGCTGCCGGCGGCTGACGGAACTGCTGGTATTAGTGGGGCAGTACGTGGAAACTCGTGGCCATCTCATCCATGCACGCAGGCAGCTGAAAGGCAGCGATCTGGACCTTTTTTTG GTCTGGGTGGGAGTCTGGGCCGGGCGGCTGGGGGGCGGGGCCCAGGTGATGTCCCGATTTCCGAGCCAAGGGTTTTGCTATGGGGCAGGGCTGTTCACCCGTTTTAGGCTACTGGGTGCTTTGCTTTTCCTGGCTCTGGCCCTTTTATTGGGCTGGCTACAGTTGGGCTGGCGGTTTCTGGTGGGACTGCGTGACCGGTTAGGCCGGAGGGATAAAGCCACCTGTCTCTTCTCTTGGCTGGCTTCTCCCACCTGGCAGCGGTGCCTGATTCTGCTGAGAGACAGCAGGCCGTGGCAGCAGCTGGTAAGAATAGTTCAGTGGGGTTGGCTGGAGTTGCCTTGGGTCGAGCAGAGGACCAATAGGCAGGGGAATGCACCTGTAGCTAGTGGCCGCTACTGCCAGCCTGAAGAGGAAGTGGCTCGACTGTTGACCATGGCTGGGGTCCCTGAGGATGAGCTAAACCCTTTTCATGTGTTGGGGGTTGGAGCCACAGCATCGGATGTTGAACCGAAGAAGTCCTATAGGCAGCTGGCAGTGATGGTTCATCCTGACAAAAATAATCATCCCCGGCCTGAGGAGGCCTTCCAGGTTCTGCGGGCAGCTTGGGACATTGTCAGAAACCCTGAAAGGTGGAAGGAATATGAGATGAAGCGAATGACAGAGAATGAGCTGAGCCGGTCAGTGAATGAGTTTCTGTCCAAGCTGCAGGAGGACCTCAAAGAAGCAATGAATACTATGATGTGTGGCCGATGCCAGGGAAAGCATAGGAGGTTTGAAATGGACCGGGAACCTAGgagtgccagatactgtgctgaGTGTAACAGGCTGCATCCTGCTGAGGAAGGAGACTTTGGGGCCGAGTCAAGCATGTTGGGCCTCAAGATCACCTACTTTGCGCTGATGGAGAGAAAGGTGTATGACATCATAGAGTGGGCTGGATGCCAGCGTGTGGGAATCTCCCCAGATACCCGCAGAGCCCCCTATCACATCTCATTTGGTTCACGGAGGCCAGGCACCAGTGGGCGGCAGAGAGCTACCCCAGGTGCCCCTCCTGCTGACCTTCAGGATTTCTTGAGCCAGGTCTTTCAAGTACCCCCAGGCCAGATGTCCAAAGGGAACTTCTTTGCAGCTCCTCAGCTGGGCCCTGGGACCACTGCAGCCTCCAAGCCCAACAGCACAGTACCCAAGGCAGAAGCCAAACCGAAGCGGTGGAAGAAAGTGAGGACGCCCTTCCAACGTTGA